A single window of Tautonia marina DNA harbors:
- the hemW gene encoding radical SAM family heme chaperone HemW, translating into MTMVSQDSRDVRSDGEPPWLRPRSVYVHIPFCAHKCGYCDFASLAGADDLADRYLDALDQEMRRGLEGRPRVETIFIGGGTPTRLEPWQLERLLVRIRDLVELTPGGEWTVEANPGTLDDRKITVLAEGGVNRISLGAQSFQPSSLKALERNHDPEDVPRAVALIQHRFERWSLDLIFGAPGSTLDQWRDDLERAIALGPSHLSCYGLVYEKGTSLWKQWNAGEVQAVAEDVEHDMYAMTIDRLTHVGLRHYEISNFARPGHESQHNLVYWANDAYYGFGLGATRYVNGVRSSNTRDLLAYLRRIEQGQEATGPTERLDLEQRARETAVLMLRRLDLGIDREDFRTRCGLDLDALCGESLARSVARGWLIDDGRRLKLSRTGLFLADTVMSDLL; encoded by the coding sequence CCTGGCTCAGGCCGAGATCGGTCTATGTCCATATCCCATTCTGCGCGCATAAGTGTGGCTATTGTGACTTCGCGTCACTCGCCGGGGCTGATGACCTGGCCGATCGTTACCTCGATGCGCTCGATCAGGAAATGCGGCGCGGGCTCGAGGGGCGCCCCCGTGTCGAGACCATTTTCATCGGGGGAGGCACGCCGACCCGACTGGAGCCGTGGCAACTAGAGCGGTTGCTTGTGCGGATTCGGGATCTGGTCGAATTGACCCCTGGTGGCGAGTGGACCGTGGAAGCCAATCCGGGCACGCTCGACGATCGCAAAATCACGGTTCTGGCCGAGGGAGGGGTGAACCGGATCAGTCTGGGGGCGCAGTCGTTCCAGCCGAGCTCCCTGAAGGCCCTGGAACGCAACCATGACCCGGAGGATGTGCCCCGAGCCGTCGCGCTGATCCAGCATCGCTTCGAGCGCTGGTCGCTCGACTTGATCTTTGGCGCGCCGGGTTCCACCCTCGACCAGTGGCGCGACGACCTGGAGCGTGCAATTGCTCTGGGACCATCCCATCTTTCCTGTTACGGTCTGGTCTACGAGAAGGGCACATCGCTCTGGAAACAGTGGAACGCCGGCGAGGTGCAAGCCGTGGCGGAGGATGTCGAACATGACATGTACGCCATGACGATCGATCGCTTGACCCACGTGGGGCTCCGGCACTACGAAATCTCCAATTTCGCCCGTCCTGGGCACGAGTCGCAGCATAATCTCGTCTACTGGGCGAACGACGCGTATTACGGCTTCGGGCTTGGGGCTACGCGGTACGTGAATGGGGTCCGGTCTTCGAATACAAGGGATTTACTCGCCTATCTTCGCCGGATTGAACAAGGCCAGGAGGCCACCGGCCCAACCGAGCGGCTCGACCTGGAGCAACGAGCCAGAGAGACGGCGGTTCTGATGCTCCGACGGCTCGACCTGGGGATTGACCGGGAGGATTTCCGAACCCGCTGTGGCCTCGACCTTGACGCGCTCTGCGGCGAATCGCTCGCGCGATCCGTGGCGCGAGGTTGGCTGATCGACGACGGCCGACGCCTGAAACTCTCCAGAACGGGCCTCTTTCTGGCAGATACAGTCATGAGCGATCTGCTCTGA
- a CDS encoding DUF1501 domain-containing protein has product MLTIFGRKSGGYCDGVSRRGFLKIGGLAFGSSLITLPDILRAEEAARLAGKPAKRHKAVINIFLAGGPPHQDMWDLKPEAPEEIRGEFKPIETNVPGIFVGETFPKLAGLMDRAALIRSVVGATGRHDLYQCNAGYKFDDQQAIGGWPSIGSFVSKMHGPVDPAVPPFVGLAETTRHVPWSDAGEAGFLGPAYAPFKPDGSALQNMTLNGITSERLADRRSLLNSFDQLRRHVDATGALEGVDSATSLAFDVLSSSKLVDALDLSKEDPRVRDRYGDGKPYQYQYDGAPTCNDQLLMARRLVEAGVRCVTLSYGRWDSHGANFDLVRDHGSKLDQCLSALVEDLEVRGMLDDTVVIAWGEFGRTPKINPQAGRDHWPQVGAAWIAGGGLKTGQVIGATNRLGEQAVERPVHFKEVLATLYHCLGIDVERDTVIDPAGRPQYPVDMPAIRELV; this is encoded by the coding sequence ATGCTGACGATCTTCGGGCGGAAATCGGGCGGCTACTGCGACGGCGTCAGTCGTCGAGGATTCCTCAAAATCGGTGGGCTGGCCTTCGGGTCGAGCCTCATCACCTTGCCGGATATTCTCCGAGCCGAGGAAGCGGCACGCCTGGCGGGCAAGCCGGCGAAACGGCACAAGGCGGTCATCAACATCTTCCTGGCCGGTGGACCTCCGCACCAGGATATGTGGGATCTGAAGCCCGAGGCTCCGGAGGAGATCCGAGGCGAGTTCAAGCCGATTGAGACGAACGTGCCCGGCATCTTCGTTGGAGAAACGTTCCCGAAGCTGGCCGGGTTGATGGACCGCGCGGCCCTGATTCGGTCGGTCGTCGGTGCCACCGGACGGCACGACCTGTATCAGTGCAACGCCGGCTACAAGTTCGATGACCAGCAGGCCATCGGCGGCTGGCCGAGCATCGGCTCGTTTGTGAGCAAGATGCACGGGCCGGTTGATCCGGCCGTCCCGCCCTTCGTCGGCCTGGCCGAGACGACCCGGCACGTTCCCTGGAGCGACGCCGGCGAGGCCGGGTTCCTCGGCCCGGCGTACGCCCCGTTCAAGCCCGATGGCTCGGCGCTGCAAAACATGACGCTCAACGGCATTACGTCCGAGCGTCTGGCCGACCGCCGCAGCCTCCTCAACAGCTTTGATCAACTGCGTCGCCATGTCGATGCGACCGGAGCGCTGGAAGGGGTCGATTCGGCCACCTCGCTGGCCTTCGACGTGCTCAGCTCCAGCAAGCTCGTCGACGCGCTCGATCTGTCGAAGGAAGATCCGCGCGTCCGCGACAGGTACGGCGACGGCAAACCGTACCAGTATCAGTACGATGGTGCCCCGACCTGCAACGATCAGCTCCTGATGGCTCGTCGGCTTGTCGAGGCGGGGGTCCGCTGCGTGACCCTGAGCTATGGCCGCTGGGACAGCCACGGGGCGAACTTCGACCTGGTTCGGGATCACGGCTCGAAACTCGACCAGTGCCTCTCAGCCCTCGTCGAAGACCTGGAAGTTCGCGGGATGCTCGACGACACTGTCGTGATTGCCTGGGGCGAATTCGGCCGGACGCCGAAGATCAATCCCCAGGCCGGCCGCGACCACTGGCCGCAGGTCGGAGCCGCCTGGATCGCAGGTGGCGGCCTGAAGACTGGTCAGGTGATCGGCGCCACCAACCGCCTGGGTGAGCAGGCCGTCGAACGTCCGGTCCACTTCAAGGAAGTGCTGGCCACCCTCTACCACTGCCTCGGCATCGATGTCGAGCGTGACACGGTCATCGACCCGGCGGGCCGTCCGCAGTATCCGGTGGACATGCCCGCCATCCGGGAACTGGTCTGA
- a CDS encoding DUF1501 domain-containing protein, translating to MRPTLPAPDRRSFLAASAAGAISAALLPGASARAALDTTPRGSAEHCIFLWLAGGMAQIDTFDPKGLGDPKERKPGSAYESIPTAVPGVRVCRFLERTARVMDRVTAVRTVHHEMIDEHAAATNLVHTGRPTIGTLMYPSIGSVVAHQRGAAQDGVPPYVLIGFPNVSRGPGFLGPDAGYVYLTETRSGPAGFHRPETVTDDRQLNRERLLGVLRQNAQHDEPLAQYDRAVAESLKYTGPRFTQVFQLDQEPTELRESYGGEFGQRCLLARRLVESGVRFVEVSHNLGFLNGTGWDTHNEGQLKQHLLIEELDSALSALILDLEHRQMLDKTLIVVASEFGRPAGFDAGGGRGHQSAAFTLVLAGGGLRHQGAFGTTDDLSKTILDHPVSLPDFHATIHAALGIDPETILSGGPRPVPITDGGQPIRNLFA from the coding sequence ATGCGTCCGACCCTCCCGGCTCCCGACCGCCGATCGTTTCTCGCCGCGTCCGCCGCTGGGGCCATCTCCGCCGCGCTTCTGCCCGGTGCCTCGGCCCGAGCGGCCCTCGACACCACTCCCCGAGGATCGGCCGAGCATTGCATCTTCCTCTGGCTTGCCGGTGGTATGGCTCAGATCGACACGTTCGATCCCAAAGGACTCGGTGATCCCAAAGAGCGGAAACCCGGTTCCGCCTACGAGTCGATCCCAACGGCGGTGCCGGGCGTCCGTGTCTGTCGCTTCCTCGAACGAACGGCCCGCGTGATGGATCGCGTCACGGCCGTCCGCACCGTTCATCATGAGATGATCGACGAACACGCCGCCGCGACCAACCTCGTGCACACCGGCCGCCCGACGATCGGAACGCTCATGTATCCGTCCATCGGCTCCGTCGTCGCGCACCAGCGCGGAGCGGCTCAGGATGGAGTGCCGCCGTATGTCCTGATCGGGTTCCCGAATGTCAGTCGGGGGCCGGGCTTCCTGGGACCGGATGCCGGATACGTTTACCTCACCGAAACCCGATCCGGCCCGGCCGGTTTCCATCGCCCCGAAACCGTCACCGACGACCGCCAGCTCAATCGGGAACGCCTCCTCGGTGTGCTTCGCCAGAACGCCCAGCACGACGAACCCCTGGCCCAGTACGATCGTGCCGTGGCTGAGAGCTTGAAATACACTGGTCCACGCTTTACCCAGGTCTTCCAGCTCGACCAGGAACCCACCGAGCTCCGGGAATCGTACGGGGGCGAGTTCGGTCAGCGTTGCTTGCTCGCCCGTCGGCTCGTCGAATCTGGCGTCCGCTTCGTTGAGGTTTCTCACAATCTCGGTTTTCTCAACGGCACCGGCTGGGATACCCACAACGAAGGGCAACTGAAACAACATCTCCTGATCGAGGAACTCGACTCGGCCCTCTCAGCCTTGATCCTCGATCTGGAACACCGACAGATGCTCGACAAGACCTTGATTGTCGTCGCCAGTGAATTCGGGCGCCCCGCCGGGTTCGATGCCGGTGGTGGTCGGGGGCACCAGAGCGCAGCCTTCACGCTTGTTCTCGCCGGAGGCGGTCTCAGACATCAAGGTGCCTTCGGCACCACCGACGACCTCTCAAAGACGATCCTCGACCACCCGGTCTCCCTCCCCGATTTCCACGCCACCATTCACGCGGCCCTGGGCATCGACCCCGAAACCATCCTTTCCGGCGGTCCCCGTCCCGTTCCCATCACGGACGGGGGCCAGCCGATCCGCAACCTTTTCGCCTGA
- a CDS encoding DUF1990 family protein has translation MVFRLTQAQPNDQGIVFASQGYGPLLKREYVAVFDGIDCTPEELADRVRTDFVTFAPPETARFECPSSTAGEPLKVGDVLDIRLSLVGDCRVKVVHVDDRSLTLRTMSGHPELGRITFVAGRDDQGRPSFSIVSRTRANGLMNFTGFLLMGKQMQSRCWINFIGNLAEACGGRVLDAVKVRTVSVEETPADRPGGPDEPTCPTTVEGG, from the coding sequence ATGGTGTTCCGCCTGACTCAGGCTCAGCCCAATGACCAGGGGATCGTGTTTGCCTCACAGGGCTACGGTCCCCTGCTGAAGCGCGAATACGTTGCCGTGTTCGACGGAATCGACTGCACGCCCGAGGAGCTTGCCGATCGCGTCAGGACCGACTTCGTCACATTTGCACCTCCCGAGACGGCTCGGTTCGAGTGCCCATCGAGCACAGCGGGCGAACCGCTGAAGGTGGGAGACGTCCTCGACATCCGGCTTTCCCTGGTTGGTGATTGCCGTGTGAAGGTGGTTCATGTCGACGATCGGAGCCTCACGCTGCGGACGATGAGCGGGCATCCCGAACTGGGCCGGATCACCTTTGTCGCCGGCCGCGATGACCAGGGAAGACCGAGCTTCAGCATTGTCAGCCGGACCCGAGCCAATGGGCTCATGAATTTCACCGGCTTTTTGTTGATGGGCAAGCAAATGCAGTCGCGTTGTTGGATCAACTTCATTGGCAACCTGGCCGAAGCGTGCGGAGGGCGGGTACTCGACGCCGTGAAGGTCCGCACGGTGTCGGTCGAGGAGACCCCTGCCGATCGTCCCGGAGGTCCGGATGAGCCGACCTGCCCCACGACCGTTGAGGGAGGATGA
- a CDS encoding extracellular solute-binding protein — translation MMRGTRLTRLACPVLVLFSVVGLCGCTGSTSENETGRVVVYTALDREFSEPILREYESESGVQVDAKYDVESTKTVGLTNAIIAEADRPRADLFWNNEILNTLRLHRLGLLEPFTPEHAEAIPEQYKADDGTWYGFAGRARVLIVNTDLVPESDRPTSIRDLADPRWKGQTAIAKPLFGTTASHAACLFEVWGESQAKRYFHDLKTNDVAILAGNKQVAQDVASGRFAFGMTDTDDAMVMIEQLGAPVTIVYPDQGEGGLGTLFIPNTLARIKGSPHPSAANDLASAIISPEVEAILAAGPSAQIPLIETTDASARVETPRTIKAMTVDFEAAAARWDEVAQFIREEFATQ, via the coding sequence ATGATGAGGGGAACGAGACTCACCCGATTGGCCTGTCCGGTGCTGGTGCTCTTCTCGGTCGTGGGACTTTGCGGTTGCACGGGATCGACATCCGAGAATGAGACCGGTCGAGTCGTTGTCTACACCGCGCTCGACCGGGAATTCTCGGAGCCGATCCTCCGAGAGTACGAGTCGGAATCGGGGGTTCAGGTCGATGCGAAGTATGATGTCGAGAGCACCAAGACGGTCGGCCTGACCAACGCGATCATTGCCGAGGCTGATCGACCCCGCGCCGATCTGTTCTGGAACAATGAGATCCTCAACACACTCCGGCTCCATCGCCTCGGCTTGCTTGAGCCGTTCACCCCGGAACACGCCGAGGCGATCCCCGAGCAGTACAAGGCCGACGACGGCACCTGGTACGGTTTCGCCGGCCGGGCCCGGGTCCTGATCGTCAACACGGACCTGGTGCCGGAATCGGATCGACCGACAAGCATTCGTGATCTGGCCGATCCGAGGTGGAAGGGACAGACCGCCATCGCCAAGCCACTGTTCGGGACCACCGCCTCGCACGCGGCCTGTTTGTTTGAGGTCTGGGGCGAATCGCAAGCGAAGCGGTATTTTCACGATCTGAAGACCAATGACGTGGCCATTCTCGCCGGGAACAAGCAGGTGGCGCAGGATGTCGCCTCCGGCCGGTTTGCCTTCGGCATGACGGACACGGATGATGCGATGGTGATGATCGAGCAACTGGGCGCTCCGGTCACGATCGTCTACCCAGATCAAGGCGAAGGCGGGCTCGGAACGCTGTTCATCCCGAATACCCTGGCGAGGATCAAGGGGTCGCCCCACCCATCGGCCGCCAACGACCTGGCCAGCGCGATCATCAGCCCGGAGGTCGAGGCCATTCTAGCTGCGGGGCCGAGCGCTCAGATCCCGCTGATTGAGACGACCGATGCCTCGGCTCGGGTCGAGACGCCGAGGACGATCAAGGCCATGACGGTCGACTTCGAGGCCGCCGCGGCCCGCTGGGACGAGGTCGCGCAGTTCATCCGAGAGGAATTTGCCACGCAATAG
- a CDS encoding DUF1559 domain-containing protein, with amino-acid sequence MTIPHHRDSVEKRRRPIAPGFTLIELLVVIAIIGIFIALLLPAVQSAREAARRAQCTNHLKQIGLGMHNYESAFGCFPPGYLTRSGGGGVHGVPDPATLDAGPGWGYGAVLLPYLEQQPLAQAMNFDLPCAFPENITATTTSVETFLCPSVSEPSRRFDVLDQPGTVLARFARSHYVLNSGRDEAWTYTIEDQGRIADGPFFRNSSTTVAEIRDGLAYSMFMGEHSPILSDKTWVGVVPGAVVCPTPRFAFSVCDFAATLVLSHSGPASEEDFVIHPPNSRSAHVCQMYSEHPGGSNILFGDGSVRFVKETCNQLAWAAIATIRGGEVVSADEF; translated from the coding sequence ATGACGATCCCACACCATCGTGACTCAGTCGAGAAACGGCGGCGACCGATCGCGCCAGGCTTCACGCTGATCGAGTTGCTGGTGGTCATCGCGATCATTGGCATATTCATCGCCCTCTTGCTCCCTGCGGTGCAATCGGCTCGCGAGGCAGCGCGTCGGGCGCAATGCACCAACCATTTGAAGCAAATTGGTCTGGGTATGCACAATTATGAGTCGGCGTTTGGATGCTTTCCGCCAGGCTATCTCACACGTTCCGGTGGGGGTGGGGTGCATGGTGTGCCCGATCCGGCCACGCTCGATGCTGGGCCGGGATGGGGATATGGGGCGGTCCTGCTCCCTTATCTTGAGCAACAACCGCTCGCTCAGGCGATGAACTTCGACCTGCCGTGTGCGTTCCCGGAGAACATCACCGCAACAACGACTTCGGTGGAGACGTTTCTGTGTCCGTCGGTCAGCGAACCCAGTCGACGCTTCGACGTGCTCGACCAGCCTGGAACCGTACTCGCGCGGTTCGCTCGGTCGCATTATGTCCTCAATTCCGGTCGAGACGAGGCCTGGACCTACACGATCGAGGACCAGGGGCGGATCGCCGATGGTCCCTTCTTCCGCAATTCCAGCACCACCGTCGCCGAGATTCGCGATGGTCTTGCCTACAGCATGTTCATGGGTGAGCATTCACCGATTCTCAGCGACAAGACCTGGGTGGGTGTTGTTCCTGGTGCAGTGGTTTGCCCAACGCCTCGGTTTGCCTTTTCCGTGTGCGACTTTGCTGCCACGCTCGTGTTGTCTCACAGCGGGCCGGCGTCGGAGGAGGATTTCGTCATTCACCCGCCGAATTCACGATCTGCTCACGTTTGTCAGATGTACTCGGAGCATCCCGGAGGCAGCAACATCCTCTTCGGTGATGGAAGCGTTCGATTCGTCAAGGAAACCTGCAACCAGCTTGCCTGGGCGGCAATCGCCACGATTCGAGGAGGGGAGGTCGTCAGTGCCGATGAGTTCTGA
- a CDS encoding metallophosphoesterase family protein translates to MKLAWATDIHLNFVSEVEAARFCEAVAGTGADRLLITGDIAESHDLGPWLGFMADRLDTPIDFVLGNHDFYGGRIADVRAAMAETTRMIPRLNWLPEAGVIDLGAGVALIGHDGWGDARLGDFARSTIRLNDYRLIGDLAGLDLARLGQTLGQLGDEAADHLRRLLPRVLERHETVLVATHVPPFREACVFKGRIANDEWMPHFSCAAVGRALAEIMADHPNRRVLVLCGHVHSSGIAQILPNLVVLTGSAEYRKPEIMRVFSVPDDLDAVFHHAGA, encoded by the coding sequence ATGAAACTGGCCTGGGCGACGGACATCCATCTGAATTTCGTGTCTGAGGTCGAGGCCGCTCGCTTTTGCGAGGCGGTCGCAGGCACCGGGGCCGATCGGCTGCTCATCACGGGAGACATTGCCGAGTCCCACGATCTGGGTCCGTGGCTCGGGTTCATGGCCGACCGGCTCGACACGCCGATCGACTTCGTGCTGGGCAATCACGACTTTTATGGCGGGCGGATTGCGGATGTCCGGGCCGCGATGGCCGAAACGACCCGGATGATTCCGCGCCTCAACTGGTTGCCGGAAGCGGGGGTGATCGATCTCGGCGCGGGAGTGGCCTTGATCGGTCACGATGGCTGGGGAGACGCTCGGTTGGGAGACTTCGCGCGCTCGACGATCCGGCTGAATGACTACCGGTTGATTGGCGATCTGGCGGGTCTCGATCTCGCTCGGCTCGGGCAGACCCTCGGCCAGCTGGGAGACGAGGCGGCGGACCACCTCCGGCGTCTCTTACCCCGAGTGCTCGAACGGCATGAGACGGTCCTCGTTGCCACGCACGTCCCACCGTTCCGGGAGGCGTGTGTGTTCAAGGGGAGAATTGCCAACGACGAATGGATGCCGCATTTCAGTTGTGCGGCCGTGGGACGAGCACTGGCGGAAATCATGGCTGATCACCCCAACCGGCGCGTACTCGTCCTCTGTGGCCATGTCCATTCTTCCGGAATTGCCCAGATTCTGCCCAATCTGGTGGTCCTGACCGGCTCGGCCGAGTACCGGAAACCGGAAATCATGCGAGTGTTCAGCGTCCCGGATGACCTCGACGCGGTGTTCCACCATGCCGGAGCGTAG
- a CDS encoding DUF1990 family protein, which translates to MARACAPWPWRFGRGWSELELRTMLDELAHRPVNFDDPPEQMTVEHGWTVDGSHDSLGFEPEGPPLVKGLYAHARAGLINYDFSDPTIVEGHFDPEADPQGRNMLLELKVLGFRFLGGCRITHLREETEEGMTAFGFRYDTLAGHIERGFEWFLLTKDHQTGEIHFRIEAHWRLGDFPNWWSRLGFRILGERYRHRWRLRAPARLRHLARDANTQPLSEPGMLAHRGDLTPQRSSEPLSD; encoded by the coding sequence ATGGCGCGAGCATGCGCGCCCTGGCCCTGGCGATTTGGTCGGGGCTGGTCGGAGCTTGAGTTGCGGACAATGCTCGACGAATTGGCCCACCGGCCCGTCAACTTCGATGACCCACCCGAGCAGATGACAGTTGAGCACGGCTGGACGGTGGATGGATCGCACGACAGCCTCGGCTTCGAGCCGGAAGGCCCTCCCCTGGTGAAGGGGCTGTACGCTCATGCCCGAGCCGGGCTGATCAATTATGATTTTTCCGATCCGACGATCGTGGAAGGTCACTTCGACCCGGAGGCCGATCCCCAGGGTCGAAATATGCTGCTCGAACTGAAGGTCCTCGGCTTCCGGTTTCTCGGAGGGTGTCGGATCACTCATCTTCGAGAGGAAACCGAGGAGGGGATGACCGCCTTCGGGTTTCGCTACGATACCCTGGCCGGGCACATCGAACGTGGTTTCGAGTGGTTCTTGCTGACCAAGGATCACCAGACCGGTGAGATCCACTTCCGAATCGAGGCCCACTGGCGCCTGGGGGATTTTCCGAACTGGTGGAGCCGGCTCGGATTCCGAATCCTCGGCGAACGGTATCGCCATCGCTGGCGGCTGAGGGCCCCTGCTCGGCTTCGTCACCTTGCCAGAGACGCAAACACACAACCTCTGTCCGAGCCTGGCATGCTCGCCCATCGAGGCGACCTGACCCCGCAACGCAGCTCGGAGCCGTTGTCGGACTGA
- a CDS encoding DUF790 family protein, with translation MLTGNLVRVRVSKNRVIPQYLDRDNSYWLEVAESLLLIFREGVGMTRGEIASEIEAVIGKGMASLVHQGLAKVLEDRAEFEVVADVPPEQLREKVFTAAAEQRKQLAHSSKPGLRDPFRRDEVLNLVSREMGLSADQIVAGMFADLKDENRLLTFDDLSAIGLIDRYNVALAQAVLLRSVHLEANVRGEKPARYRQLFRFLKFHRLLYQVKGSMAGGYTFYLDGPMSLFMATNRYGLQMALFLPALLRCSDFRVDAELRWGPKRQPRTFHLEASDGLVSHYQDTGQYVPNEIQAFLDRFRQVAPDWEVTETTELIDLGRDGVWVPDYKFVHVPTGTDVIVEILGFWKRSALDRLLRVLPHHGPPRYVLAISDSMKVDEGAAKDLEGPVLRFKEIPNAREMLGLLKGFLPGAEQRSLID, from the coding sequence ATGCTCACCGGCAACCTGGTCCGCGTTCGGGTTTCCAAGAATCGGGTGATTCCTCAGTACCTGGACCGCGACAACAGCTACTGGCTGGAGGTGGCCGAGAGCCTCTTGCTGATCTTCCGAGAAGGGGTCGGCATGACCCGAGGCGAGATCGCCTCGGAGATTGAGGCAGTGATCGGGAAGGGAATGGCGTCGCTGGTGCATCAGGGGTTGGCGAAGGTTCTCGAAGATCGCGCCGAGTTTGAAGTGGTCGCCGACGTACCGCCCGAACAGCTTCGCGAGAAGGTGTTTACCGCGGCGGCCGAGCAACGCAAGCAGCTCGCCCACTCGTCGAAACCCGGTCTGCGCGACCCGTTCCGCCGCGACGAGGTGCTGAACCTCGTGAGCCGGGAGATGGGGCTCTCGGCCGATCAGATCGTTGCGGGCATGTTTGCCGATCTGAAAGATGAGAACCGGCTTTTAACGTTCGACGACCTGTCGGCCATCGGCCTGATCGACCGCTACAACGTCGCGCTGGCGCAGGCGGTCCTGCTGCGATCGGTCCATCTTGAAGCGAACGTTCGAGGAGAAAAGCCTGCGCGGTATCGACAATTATTCCGATTCTTGAAATTTCACCGCTTGCTGTATCAGGTCAAGGGGTCGATGGCCGGCGGTTATACGTTTTACCTGGACGGGCCGATGAGCCTGTTCATGGCGACGAACCGCTACGGTTTGCAGATGGCGCTGTTCTTGCCGGCTCTGTTGCGCTGTTCGGATTTCCGGGTCGATGCCGAGCTGCGCTGGGGACCGAAGCGACAGCCAAGGACCTTTCATCTGGAGGCCTCGGACGGGCTTGTTTCTCACTACCAGGATACGGGGCAATACGTTCCGAACGAGATCCAGGCGTTTCTGGACCGCTTTCGGCAGGTCGCCCCCGACTGGGAGGTGACCGAGACAACCGAGCTGATCGATCTGGGACGAGACGGGGTGTGGGTTCCTGATTACAAGTTCGTTCACGTTCCGACAGGAACGGATGTGATCGTTGAGATTCTTGGCTTCTGGAAACGGTCGGCGTTGGATCGCCTGCTCCGAGTCTTGCCGCACCACGGCCCTCCGCGGTATGTCCTGGCGATCTCCGACTCGATGAAGGTCGATGAAGGAGCAGCGAAGGATCTGGAAGGTCCGGTGCTCCGGTTCAAGGAGATTCCGAACGCTCGGGAAATGCTTGGCTTGCTCAAAGGATTTCTTCCCGGAGCAGAACAGCGTTCGCTGATTGATTGA
- a CDS encoding twin-arginine translocation signal domain-containing protein has translation MISPHPSRRSFLKVAGAAGLAATAGKVSFGHDKPSDSSRPVVGSGAYQYECIHGWGEVPDHISWFETHGVAVDRDGLIYITHRAGADRPSSPEMAQDTIVVFDPDGKFVRSFGKEYHGGGHGIDIREEDGQEYLYLAFMFPVNLVVKTDLKGEVVWIKEKPEEPGVYADPEARFSPTNVAFAPDGGFYVGDGYGSNYIHQYDKKGEWVRTWGGTGEEPGLMRTPHGLWFDDRAGRTPELVVADRANARLQYFSPEGEFRSILDEVSFPAHFDIQGDLLLVPDLHARVSLFDRENNVINHLGYDPEWTAEVLDGFKVRTQPDRWRPGRFVHPHDASFDADGNIFVAEWVRTGRVSKLRRLS, from the coding sequence ATGATCAGCCCGCACCCGTCCCGCCGATCGTTTCTCAAGGTCGCAGGAGCCGCCGGCCTGGCCGCCACCGCCGGGAAGGTTTCGTTCGGTCACGACAAGCCGTCCGATTCGTCCCGGCCCGTGGTCGGTTCGGGAGCGTATCAGTACGAGTGCATTCACGGCTGGGGAGAGGTCCCCGATCATATCAGCTGGTTTGAAACGCATGGCGTTGCGGTGGATCGAGACGGCCTGATCTACATCACCCATCGGGCGGGGGCGGATCGGCCGTCGTCTCCGGAGATGGCCCAGGACACCATCGTGGTCTTTGATCCCGACGGGAAGTTTGTCCGATCGTTCGGGAAGGAGTACCACGGCGGGGGTCACGGCATCGACATCCGCGAGGAGGACGGGCAGGAATATCTCTATCTTGCCTTCATGTTCCCGGTCAACCTCGTGGTGAAAACCGACCTGAAGGGGGAGGTGGTCTGGATCAAGGAGAAGCCTGAGGAACCCGGCGTCTATGCCGATCCCGAGGCTCGCTTTAGCCCGACGAACGTGGCCTTCGCGCCCGACGGTGGATTCTATGTCGGTGACGGATACGGATCGAACTACATCCATCAGTATGACAAGAAGGGCGAATGGGTTCGGACCTGGGGAGGGACCGGCGAGGAACCCGGCCTGATGCGCACCCCTCACGGCCTCTGGTTCGACGACCGCGCCGGCAGAACGCCCGAACTGGTGGTCGCCGACCGCGCGAACGCTCGGCTCCAGTATTTCTCTCCCGAGGGGGAATTCCGATCGATCCTCGACGAGGTCAGTTTCCCGGCCCACTTCGACATTCAAGGGGATCTGCTGCTTGTGCCCGACCTGCATGCTCGGGTCAGCCTGTTTGACCGCGAGAACAACGTGATCAACCACCTGGGATACGACCCTGAGTGGACCGCCGAGGTTCTCGACGGCTTCAAAGTCCGCACGCAGCCGGATCGCTGGCGGCCCGGCCGCTTCGTTCACCCGCATGACGCGAGCTTCGACGCGGACGGGAATATCTTCGTCGCCGAATGGGTTCGAACCGGCCGGGTTTCGAAGCTGCGCCGCCTGTCCTGA